One window from the genome of Salvia splendens isolate huo1 chromosome 9, SspV2, whole genome shotgun sequence encodes:
- the LOC121749432 gene encoding uncharacterized protein LOC121749432, producing the protein MRAMLIQQGLAAALSTGKADEVLDEKATAKKEELLAKSHLTMVLCLGGEGDYRGRDPNEIGESRLYSYKFQEEKGILEQLEYFNKAIDDLENIDVTIKDEDKVILLLNALSKSHEELQDAIMYGREGTITFFEVQSALGAKEFPRSRSQVQDQAAESLNIKGLFDK; encoded by the exons ATGCGGGCGATGCTCATCCAGCAAGGGCTGGCGGCAGCATTGTCAACTGGGAAGGCGGATGAAGTGCTCGACGAAAAGGCGACCGCAAAGAAAGAGGAATTGTTGGCCAAGTCGCATCTCACGATGGTGTTGTGTCTTGGAGGCGAAGGAGACTACCGTGGTCGGGATCCTAACGAAATTGGAGAATCT CGTTTGTATTCATACAAATTCCAAGAGGAGAAGGGCATTCTTGAGCAGCTAGAGTATTTCAATAAAGCGATAGATGATCTCGAGAATATtgatgtcacaatcaaagacgAGGATAAGGTGATTCTTCTCCTTAATGCACTGTCGAAGTCGCATGAGGAATTGCAAGATGCTATAATGTATGGTAGGGAAGGTACCATCACCTTTTTTGAAGTCCAGTCGGCGCTGGGGGCCAAGGAGTTTCCAAGAAGTAGAAGTCAGGTGCAAGATCAGGCTGCTGAAAGCCTAAATATTAAGGGCTTGTTTGATAAGTGA
- the LOC121746628 gene encoding serine/threonine-protein kinase fray2-like: MDSNARESSDSAEFRKPSNDAANRKYRRRSPVGGSSSSDGSPRNRQSLSPVPSRKETARVDDKRKRDDDQSGRSDEPYKSSDRHSSRSHYRQDDRSRRDRHVDNYDRGHAKSSYRSRDSRGNNNLDYSRSDKNHKSRDYANEADTCSHGKSDGLRSRNRDKDSYDRTGSGRRHAAAEERDWDRDRDRNREGRADHYGKTDNKKSFVDLKSDRSPAYEDSRGLRNDSFPLRDSSVCHVKEAAWRDGKELDSESHANDEKRRDDGRGTYKEQPNRESKEHCDDTSIKGTSEPFVTDSDIDAARIAAMKAAELVNKNLVGTGYMSTDQKKKLLWGNKKSSATEESTAHRWDTPMFGDRERQEKFNKLMGVKADAKVENQGDNPDMEKKREQLQMELEKQYTAGLRRRDGRTVGLGL, encoded by the exons ATGGATTCAAATGCGCGAGAAAGTTCGGATTCGGCAGAATTCCGGAAACCTTCGAATGATGCTGCTAATAGGAAGTACAGGCGCAGATCACCTGTTGGCGGATCATCGTCTTCTGATG GGAGTCCACGCAACAGGCAGAGCTTAAGTCCAGTCCCATCTAGGAAGGAAACTGCTAGGGTTGACGATAAACGAAAAAGGGATGATGATCAGTCTGGGCGTAGTGATGAACCATATAAATCCTCTGATCGGCACTCATCTAGGAGTCACTATAGGCAAGATGATCGTAGCAGACGTGATAGGCATGTGGATAACTATGATAGAGGTCATGCTAAGTCATCCTATCGTTCACGGGATTCACGAGGCAACAATAACTTGGATTACTCCAGGTCGGATAAAAACCACAAATCTAGAGATTATGCAAATGAGGCTGACACATGCTCTCATGGAAAATCTGATGGTTTAAGGAGTAGAAATAGGGATAAGGACTCATATGACAGAACTGGATCTGGTAGGAGGCATGCTGCTGCTGAGGAAAGGGACTGGGACAGGGACCGAGATAGGAACAGAGAAGGTAGGGCTGACCATTATGGAAAGACAGATAATAAGAAGAGTTTTGTGGATCTCAAAAGTGATCGTTCACCTGCTTATGAAGATTCAAGGGGCCTCCGAAATGATTCTTTTCCTCTAAGGGATAGTTCTGTCTGTCATGTGAAAGAAGCTGCTTGGAGAGATGGCAAGGAACTAGACTCTGAGAGTCATGCTAATGATGAAAAGAGAAGAGATGATGGTCGAGGTACATATAAGGAGCAACCCAATAGAGAATCAAAGGAGCATTGTGATGATACGTCCATCAAAG GTACTTCTGAGCCTTTTGTTACAGATTCTGATATTGATGCTGCGAGAATTGCTGCAATGAAAGCTGCTGAATTAG TTAATAAAAATTTAGTTGGTACGGGATACATGTCAACTGATCAAAAGAAGAAGCTTTTGTGGGGCAACAAAAAGAGCTCTGCTACTGAAGAG TCTACTGCACATCGTTGGGATACGCCAATGTTTGGTGACCGTGAACGACAGGAAAAATTCAACAAACTCATG GGTGTGAAGGCGGATGCAAAGGTAGAGAACCAGGGAGACAACCCCGACATGGAAAAGAAGCGAGAGCAACTTCAGATGGAACTCGAGAAACAATATACAGCCGGACTGCGTCGAAGAGATGGTCGGACTGTAGGGCTGGGCCTTTAG